One window of Hymenobacter sp. BRD128 genomic DNA carries:
- a CDS encoding SDR family oxidoreductase has protein sequence MADLQDKIILVTGATSGIGEVTARELARQGAHVIILARNRQKAERTRQEIIATTGNQRVDVVLADLSLMQQVRDVAAQLHDKYPRLDVLVNNAGLMFGAERELSADGYEMTLATNHLGPFLLTSLLLDLLQKSPAARIVNVASMAYRFSKPTLDDLQSERSYSPVWEYGNTKLWNIMFTQELAKRLREHGITNVTTNALHPGAVATGYGQQTGGIISALLALGRPLMLSPEKGAETSLFLATDPGVAATSGGFFSKKKPEPVKSKFNTPGNNKKLWEISEALTDTKFLD, from the coding sequence ATGGCTGACCTTCAAGATAAAATCATTCTCGTGACCGGCGCTACCTCCGGCATTGGCGAAGTCACGGCGCGCGAGCTGGCGCGGCAGGGCGCGCACGTCATCATCTTGGCCCGCAACCGGCAGAAGGCCGAGCGCACCCGGCAGGAAATTATCGCCACCACCGGCAACCAGCGGGTGGATGTGGTGCTGGCCGACCTTTCGCTGATGCAGCAAGTGCGCGATGTGGCCGCCCAACTACACGACAAGTACCCGCGTCTCGACGTGCTGGTGAACAATGCCGGTCTGATGTTCGGGGCCGAGCGCGAGCTCTCGGCCGATGGCTACGAGATGACCCTAGCCACCAACCACCTGGGGCCTTTTTTACTCACCAGCCTGCTGCTCGACTTGCTGCAAAAAAGCCCGGCCGCGCGCATCGTCAACGTGGCCTCGATGGCTTATCGCTTCAGCAAGCCCACGCTCGACGACCTGCAATCGGAGCGTTCGTACAGCCCGGTGTGGGAGTATGGCAACACGAAGCTCTGGAACATCATGTTTACGCAGGAGCTAGCCAAGCGCCTGCGCGAGCACGGCATCACTAATGTGACGACCAATGCGCTGCACCCCGGCGCGGTGGCCACCGGCTACGGCCAGCAGACGGGCGGCATCATTTCGGCGCTCCTGGCGCTAGGCCGGCCCCTTATGCTTTCGCCCGAGAAGGGTGCCGAAACCAGCCTTTTTCTGGCCACCGACCCTGGCGTGGCGGCTACCAGCGGCGGCTTTTTCAGCAAGAAAAAGCCAGAGCCGGTCAAGAGTAAGTTCAACACGCCTGGTAACAATAAGAAGCTGTGGGAAATCAGCGAGGCGCTGACCGACACCAAGTTTCTGGACTAG
- the metK gene encoding methionine adenosyltransferase codes for MPYLFTSESVSEGHPDKVADQISDAILDEYLRQDPSAKVACETLVTTDFALVAGEIKSTAHVDAEPIVRETIRRIGYNKPEYLFNADTCEVMNRLHEQSPDINQGVVRQAPEEQGAGDQGMMFGYATSESASYMPLALDLSHRLLEELATIRRAGQEMTYLRPDAKSQVTIRYSDDHRPEAIETIVISTQHDEFDASEDAMLARIKQDILTILIPRVKAKLSPEVQALFTADIQHHINPTGKFVIGGPHGDSGLTGRKIIVDTYGGKGAHGGGAFSGKDSSKVDRSAAYATRHIAKNLVAAGVADQALVQVAYAIGVAKPVGLYVTTSGTTKALGTNGQPLTDGEIADKVNELFDLRPYAIVERLGLRNPIFGATAAYGHMGRQPGTVTVKMENGEEKTFETFTWEKLDYVDRIKAAFRL; via the coding sequence ATGCCCTATCTGTTCACTTCCGAATCGGTTTCGGAAGGCCACCCCGATAAAGTTGCCGACCAGATTTCCGACGCCATCCTCGACGAATATTTGCGCCAGGACCCCTCGGCCAAAGTAGCCTGCGAAACCCTCGTAACGACGGATTTTGCCCTGGTGGCCGGCGAAATAAAGTCAACAGCCCACGTCGATGCCGAGCCTATCGTGCGCGAAACCATTCGGCGCATTGGCTACAACAAGCCCGAGTACCTGTTCAACGCCGACACTTGCGAGGTGATGAACCGCCTGCACGAGCAGTCGCCCGATATCAACCAGGGCGTGGTGCGCCAGGCCCCCGAAGAGCAGGGCGCCGGCGACCAGGGCATGATGTTTGGCTACGCCACCAGTGAAAGCGCCAGCTACATGCCGCTGGCCCTCGACCTGTCGCATCGCCTGCTCGAAGAGCTGGCCACCATTCGCCGGGCAGGCCAGGAGATGACTTACCTGCGCCCCGACGCCAAAAGCCAGGTAACCATCCGCTACTCCGACGACCACCGCCCCGAGGCCATTGAAACCATCGTCATCAGCACCCAGCACGATGAGTTCGACGCGTCGGAAGATGCTATGCTGGCGCGCATCAAGCAGGATATTCTCACTATCTTGATTCCGCGCGTGAAGGCCAAGCTTAGCCCCGAGGTACAGGCGCTCTTCACTGCTGACATTCAACACCATATCAACCCCACGGGCAAGTTTGTTATCGGTGGGCCGCACGGCGACTCGGGCCTCACCGGCCGCAAAATTATCGTAGATACCTACGGCGGTAAGGGTGCCCACGGCGGCGGGGCTTTCTCGGGCAAAGATTCGAGCAAAGTTGACCGCTCGGCGGCCTACGCCACCCGCCACATTGCCAAAAACCTGGTGGCCGCCGGCGTGGCCGACCAGGCCCTGGTGCAGGTAGCTTACGCCATCGGTGTAGCCAAGCCGGTAGGCTTGTACGTCACTACCTCGGGCACCACTAAGGCACTGGGTACCAACGGCCAGCCGCTCACCGACGGCGAGATTGCCGATAAAGTGAATGAGCTTTTCGACCTGCGGCCCTACGCCATCGTGGAGCGGCTAGGCCTGCGCAATCCTATTTTTGGCGCCACGGCCGCCTACGGCCACATGGGCCGCCAGCCCGGCACCGTGACCGTGAAGATGGAAAACGGCGAAGAAAAAACTTTCGAAACTTTCACCTGGGAAAAACTCGACTACGTGGACCGCATCAAGGCCGCTTTTAGGCTTTAG
- a CDS encoding tyrosine-type recombinase/integrase, translated as MEEFLDFLRYEKRFSPHTVTSYQTDLTQFVAYLLAEYELADPAQATHPLIRSWVVSLMNQDLDPRTVNRKVACLRSFYKFLLRGHRIEANPMLRIKAPKMAKKLPEFVPEESLNRLLNSFEFEDSFAGVRDQLVLETLYGTGIRLSELLGISEDDVDGGARTVRVTGKGNKQRIVPLNPSLLLVLEKYRASRLAEFGPATSASPLLRTDKGEPLYEKLVYRTVKKYLSQVSTSAAHQHPHALRHAFATHLLGKGADLNAIKELLGHASLAATQVYTHLSVDRLKSVFEQAHPRA; from the coding sequence ATGGAAGAGTTTCTGGATTTTTTGCGCTATGAAAAGCGCTTTAGCCCGCACACCGTCACCTCGTACCAGACTGACCTGACGCAGTTTGTGGCTTATCTGCTAGCCGAGTACGAGCTAGCCGACCCCGCGCAGGCCACGCACCCGCTTATTCGGAGCTGGGTGGTGAGCCTGATGAACCAGGACCTTGACCCGCGCACCGTGAATCGTAAAGTGGCCTGCTTGCGCTCCTTTTATAAATTTTTGCTGCGCGGGCATCGCATCGAGGCCAATCCCATGCTGCGTATCAAGGCGCCGAAGATGGCCAAGAAGCTGCCTGAGTTTGTGCCCGAAGAATCGCTGAACCGGCTACTCAATTCCTTTGAGTTTGAAGACAGTTTTGCGGGCGTGCGCGACCAGCTAGTGCTCGAAACCTTATACGGCACCGGCATTCGTCTTTCGGAGCTACTGGGTATTTCGGAAGATGATGTAGACGGTGGCGCGCGCACCGTGCGCGTGACTGGTAAGGGCAACAAGCAGCGCATTGTGCCCCTGAACCCCTCGCTGCTGCTGGTGCTGGAGAAATACCGGGCTAGCCGGCTGGCCGAGTTTGGGCCTGCCACTTCAGCTAGCCCCCTGCTGCGTACCGACAAAGGCGAGCCGCTCTACGAAAAGCTGGTGTACCGCACCGTCAAAAAATACCTGAGCCAGGTGTCAACTTCGGCGGCGCACCAGCACCCGCATGCCTTGCGCCACGCCTTTGCTACGCACTTACTCGGCAAGGGTGCCGACCTCAATGCTATTAAGGAGCTGCTGGGCCACGCCAGCCTGGCGGCCACCCAAGTGTACACGCACTTGTCCGTCGACCGCCTGAAATCCGTATTTGAACAAGCCCACCCGCGGGCTTAA
- the ahcY gene encoding adenosylhomocysteinase, which translates to MVETKPTTYVPYKVKDLSLAEWGRKEIRLAEAEMPGLMSLRAEFGPSQPLKGARIAGCLHMTIQTAVLIETLIALGADVTWSSCNIFSTQDHAAAAIAAAGIPVYAWKGMNEEEFNWCIEQTLFFGEERQPLNMILDDGGDLTNMVLDQFPELASGIKGVSEETTTGVLRLIERVKNGSLPFPAFNINDSVTKSKFDNKYGCKESAVDAIRRATDVMMAGKVAVVAGYGDVGKGTAASLRGAGARVIVTEIDPICALQAAMDSYEVKKMENAIPRADIVITTTGNCDIIREEHFRALKDKAIVCNIGHFDDEIDMAWLNKNYGHTKDTVKPQVDLYNIDGKEVIILAEGRLVNLGCATGHPSFVMSNSFTNQTLAQLELWAHADQYENQVYTLPKHLDEKVARLHLAKIGVELDELTPKQADYIKVPVQGPFKSDLYRY; encoded by the coding sequence ATGGTAGAAACTAAGCCCACGACCTACGTTCCGTACAAAGTAAAAGACCTGAGCCTGGCCGAGTGGGGGCGCAAGGAAATTCGCCTGGCCGAAGCCGAAATGCCCGGCCTGATGAGCCTGCGCGCCGAGTTTGGCCCGAGCCAGCCGCTGAAAGGGGCCCGCATCGCCGGCTGCCTGCACATGACCATTCAGACGGCCGTGCTCATCGAGACGCTCATCGCGCTCGGGGCCGACGTGACTTGGTCGTCGTGCAACATCTTCTCGACTCAGGACCATGCCGCCGCCGCCATCGCCGCCGCTGGTATCCCGGTATACGCCTGGAAAGGTATGAACGAGGAAGAATTCAACTGGTGCATCGAGCAAACGCTGTTTTTTGGGGAGGAGCGCCAGCCGCTTAATATGATTCTCGACGATGGCGGCGACCTTACCAACATGGTGCTCGACCAGTTCCCGGAGTTGGCCAGCGGTATCAAAGGCGTGTCGGAAGAAACCACGACCGGCGTGCTGCGCCTCATTGAGCGCGTGAAAAATGGCTCGCTGCCCTTTCCCGCCTTCAACATCAATGACTCGGTAACGAAGTCGAAGTTTGACAACAAATACGGCTGCAAAGAGTCGGCCGTAGACGCCATTCGCCGGGCTACCGACGTGATGATGGCCGGCAAAGTAGCCGTAGTAGCCGGTTACGGCGACGTAGGAAAAGGCACTGCCGCTAGCCTGCGCGGCGCCGGCGCCCGCGTTATTGTCACCGAAATCGACCCCATCTGCGCCCTGCAGGCGGCTATGGACAGCTACGAGGTGAAGAAGATGGAGAACGCCATTCCGCGCGCCGACATCGTGATTACCACTACCGGCAACTGCGACATTATCCGCGAAGAGCATTTCCGGGCTCTTAAAGACAAGGCTATTGTCTGCAACATTGGCCACTTCGACGATGAAATTGATATGGCGTGGCTCAACAAGAACTACGGCCACACCAAAGACACGGTGAAGCCGCAAGTTGACCTCTACAACATTGATGGCAAAGAGGTTATTATTCTGGCCGAAGGCCGCCTGGTAAACCTGGGCTGCGCCACCGGCCACCCATCGTTCGTGATGTCGAACTCGTTTACCAACCAGACTCTAGCCCAGCTAGAGTTGTGGGCACACGCCGACCAGTACGAAAACCAGGTGTACACCCTGCCCAAGCACCTCGACGAGAAAGTAGCTCGCCTGCACCTCGCCAAAATTGGCGTGGAGCTCGACGAACTGACGCCCAAGCAAGCCGACTATATCAAAGTGCCCGTGCAAGGTCCGTTCAAGTCGGATTTGTACCGCTATTAA
- a CDS encoding polysaccharide biosynthesis/export family protein, whose translation MALLSLLSSSSLRRFWLLALPLLGLLSSCATSRYYNQRTMFQLTKGADGIVDTAKLRRAVNRTARNYTIHPNDLLNVQVYTNKGEKLIDPNGYLQFGLTGGSSPAAAPAAAPAAGGGSSRGGGASTVPGGTQFVVQADGTVRLPLVDRVSVQGLSLIQADSVLRLRYSEFYKEPFIKTAVTNNRVIILGAPGGQVITLANDNMNLLEVLALAGGPDGGGGGGVAGIALVSPAMGGVSIIFVLFEAT comes from the coding sequence TTGGCTCTTCTATCACTGCTTTCGTCCAGTTCGCTCCGGCGGTTTTGGTTACTTGCCCTGCCGCTACTCGGCTTGCTTTCTTCGTGCGCTACTAGCCGCTACTACAACCAGCGCACGATGTTTCAGCTTACGAAAGGTGCCGATGGTATAGTCGATACGGCCAAGCTGCGGCGGGCCGTTAATCGCACCGCCCGCAACTACACGATTCACCCTAATGACCTGCTCAATGTGCAGGTTTATACTAATAAAGGCGAGAAGCTTATCGACCCTAATGGCTATCTCCAGTTTGGGCTTACTGGTGGTAGTTCTCCGGCGGCCGCTCCAGCGGCCGCTCCGGCGGCGGGTGGGGGTAGTAGCCGGGGTGGAGGAGCCTCTACCGTACCAGGCGGAACTCAATTTGTCGTGCAGGCCGATGGTACTGTCCGGTTGCCACTAGTCGACCGGGTATCGGTACAAGGATTGAGTTTGATTCAGGCGGACAGCGTGCTTCGGCTGCGCTACAGTGAGTTTTATAAGGAGCCGTTTATTAAGACAGCAGTTACTAATAATCGGGTTATTATTCTGGGAGCACCCGGGGGACAGGTCATTACGCTTGCTAATGATAACATGAACCTTCTCGAAGTATTAGCTTTAGCTGGCGGCCCTGACGGGGGGGGTGGCGGGGGGGTGGCGGGAATAGCACTGGTATCGCCCGCAATGGGGGGCGTATCGATAATATTCGTATTATTCGAGGCGACTTAA
- the raiA gene encoding ribosome-associated translation inhibitor RaiA, whose protein sequence is MKVQMQSVHFDADKTLLDFIQQRLNKLEHFYDRVTDGEVILRLNNKDGAANKTVEIKLMVPGSTLFSQEDATSFEAATDAAVEALKRQITKYKEKSLSH, encoded by the coding sequence ATGAAAGTGCAAATGCAATCGGTCCATTTCGATGCCGACAAAACCCTGCTCGACTTTATCCAGCAACGCCTGAACAAGCTGGAACATTTCTACGACCGTGTAACGGATGGGGAAGTGATTCTGCGCCTCAACAACAAGGACGGCGCCGCGAATAAAACAGTCGAAATCAAGCTCATGGTGCCCGGTAGTACCCTGTTTAGCCAGGAAGACGCGACCTCCTTCGAGGCCGCTACCGACGCCGCTGTCGAAGCGCTGAAGCGTCAGATTACCAAGTACAAAGAAAAATCGCTGAGCCACTAG
- a CDS encoding acyl-CoA dehydrogenase family protein has product MEATVATENQTMIAQMVRDFGLQHIKPHLMRWDNTQEFPRDLFHQLGELGLMGVLVPAQYGGSGFGYQEYVTAIAELAKIDGSIGLSMAAHNSLCTGHILQHASEEQKQKYLPRLASGEWLGAWGLTEPNTGSDAGNMRTTAVLDPSGEYYVLNGAKNFITHGKSGDVAVVIARTGEVGDSHGMTAFIVERGTPGFAGGRKEDKLGMRASETTEMIFTDCRVPVENVIGQVGEGFVQSLKVLDGGRISIAALSLGIAQGAYEAALQYSKERQQFNQPISHFQGIAFKLADMATEIEAASLLTYRAATMKDWGENVNLESAMAKLYASEVSVRVANEGVQIFGGYGYTKDYPAEKYYRDAKLCTIGEGTSEIQKLVIARALLK; this is encoded by the coding sequence ATGGAAGCTACCGTTGCGACCGAAAACCAAACCATGATAGCGCAGATGGTGCGTGATTTTGGTCTTCAGCACATCAAGCCCCACCTGATGCGCTGGGATAATACCCAGGAGTTTCCGCGGGACCTCTTTCACCAACTCGGCGAGCTTGGGCTCATGGGCGTGCTCGTGCCGGCCCAGTATGGCGGCTCGGGCTTCGGCTACCAAGAGTACGTGACGGCTATTGCTGAACTGGCTAAAATTGACGGCAGCATCGGCCTGAGCATGGCGGCCCACAACTCGCTTTGCACCGGCCACATTCTGCAGCATGCTTCCGAAGAGCAGAAGCAGAAATATCTGCCTCGGCTGGCTTCGGGCGAGTGGCTAGGGGCCTGGGGCCTCACCGAGCCCAATACGGGCTCCGATGCGGGTAATATGCGCACCACGGCCGTACTTGACCCTAGCGGCGAGTATTACGTGCTGAATGGTGCCAAAAATTTTATTACCCACGGTAAGAGCGGCGACGTGGCAGTGGTTATTGCCCGTACTGGCGAAGTAGGCGATTCGCACGGCATGACAGCTTTCATTGTGGAGCGCGGCACGCCGGGCTTTGCGGGCGGGCGCAAGGAAGACAAGCTGGGTATGCGGGCCTCCGAAACCACCGAAATGATTTTTACCGATTGCCGTGTGCCGGTCGAAAACGTCATCGGTCAGGTAGGCGAGGGCTTCGTGCAGAGCCTGAAGGTGCTCGACGGCGGTCGTATCAGTATCGCGGCTTTGAGCCTAGGCATTGCGCAGGGCGCTTATGAGGCTGCTTTACAGTACAGCAAGGAGCGCCAGCAGTTCAACCAGCCCATCAGCCACTTCCAGGGTATTGCGTTCAAACTGGCCGACATGGCCACCGAGATTGAGGCGGCTAGCCTGCTTACCTATCGCGCTGCCACCATGAAGGACTGGGGCGAAAACGTAAATCTCGAATCGGCGATGGCCAAGCTCTACGCCTCCGAGGTGAGCGTGCGCGTAGCTAACGAAGGCGTACAAATTTTCGGCGGTTACGGATATACCAAAGATTATCCGGCCGAGAAATACTACCGCGACGCTAAGCTTTGCACTATCGGCGAGGGCACGAGCGAAATTCAAAAGCTGGTTATCGCCCGCGCTCTCCTCAAATAA
- a CDS encoding LLM class flavin-dependent oxidoreductase, whose translation MEVGISSFGEVAPAHVAGADHAAAQRMQELVALGRCADEAGLDVLAIGEHHRADYVVSAPEMVLAAVASVTKRLRLTSAVTVLSSTDPVRTFQNFATLDLLSNGRAEIIAGRGSFTESFPLFGQNLNDYDELYAEKLGLLLALNDNEVVTWKGKHRPAIAGRGVYPRPVQPKLPIWIGVGGTPASAARAGSLGLGLTIAILGGAPAQYVTFADIYRRAAQQAGHDAAALPLCINCHFHLAENAKQAADEFFPAYALTMNRIGRERGWRPMTRPQFDYLCGPDGPLFVGSPPQIIDKLLYLSQLFGNTRFLGQLMLEGMPHAAVLRSTELFGQQVAPAMRAALGITV comes from the coding sequence ATGGAAGTAGGAATCAGCTCTTTTGGCGAAGTAGCTCCCGCCCACGTAGCGGGCGCCGACCACGCGGCCGCCCAACGCATGCAGGAACTCGTAGCGCTGGGCCGCTGCGCCGATGAGGCCGGGCTGGATGTGCTGGCCATTGGCGAGCACCACCGGGCCGACTACGTAGTGTCGGCGCCCGAAATGGTGCTGGCGGCCGTGGCCTCAGTCACGAAACGCCTGCGCCTCACCAGCGCCGTCACGGTGCTCAGCTCGACCGACCCGGTGCGCACGTTTCAGAATTTTGCTACGCTCGATTTGCTGTCGAATGGCCGGGCTGAGATTATCGCCGGGCGCGGGTCGTTCACGGAGTCATTCCCGCTGTTTGGGCAAAACCTGAACGACTACGACGAGCTATACGCCGAAAAGCTGGGGCTATTACTTGCCCTTAATGATAACGAGGTGGTGACCTGGAAAGGCAAGCACCGGCCGGCCATCGCGGGCCGGGGCGTGTACCCGCGCCCGGTGCAGCCCAAGCTGCCCATCTGGATTGGGGTGGGCGGCACGCCCGCCTCGGCCGCGCGGGCCGGGTCGCTGGGGCTCGGGCTCACCATTGCCATTTTGGGTGGCGCACCGGCGCAGTACGTCACGTTTGCGGATATCTACCGCCGCGCCGCGCAGCAGGCTGGCCACGATGCCGCGGCCCTGCCGCTGTGCATCAACTGCCACTTTCACCTGGCCGAAAACGCCAAGCAGGCCGCCGATGAGTTTTTTCCGGCTTATGCGCTGACCATGAACCGCATCGGCCGCGAGCGCGGCTGGCGGCCCATGACGCGCCCGCAGTTCGATTACCTCTGCGGGCCGGATGGGCCACTCTTCGTGGGCTCGCCGCCGCAGATTATCGACAAGCTGCTTTACCTCAGTCAATTATTTGGCAATACCCGCTTCCTGGGTCAGCTCATGCTGGAGGGCATGCCGCACGCGGCCGTACTGCGCTCGACCGAGTTGTTTGGTCAGCAGGTGGCCCCGGCCATGCGAGCGGCGCTAGGTATCACTGTCTGA
- a CDS encoding class I SAM-dependent methyltransferase gives MEFPLPEAARRYVAAHLHDDPAHLALQARRHPHLPVPELVRQIQARQKARTKLPTWADNQELIFPPALSVEQASSERTAIYKAALVAGASRLADLTGGFGADAAHFAAVVEHVDYVERDAKLAAVVAYNLEQLGISNVTTHAADAAAFLKASGQQFDWLFLDPARRDQRGGKTFRLADCEPDVPRLLPLLLRHAPRILLKTSPMLDIELAIQELRHVRRLWVIAVDNEVKEVLYELGAEPAVDPERLAVNLRRDGSQPDFRLNRAREARAVPRYAEAQQFLYEPNAAILKAGAFKSIGTAFGLLKLQQHSHLYTSQELRAEFPGRIFRILATEKADGPSLKKHLGPEGRAHVTTRNFPESVADFRRRTGIREGGDIYLFATTDLRGRLVVLVCQKVSATAPA, from the coding sequence ATGGAGTTTCCTTTACCCGAGGCGGCCCGACGCTACGTGGCTGCCCACCTGCACGACGACCCCGCCCACCTGGCTTTGCAGGCCCGCCGCCACCCGCACCTGCCCGTGCCCGAGTTGGTGCGCCAGATTCAGGCCCGCCAGAAGGCTCGCACCAAGCTGCCGACCTGGGCCGACAATCAGGAACTGATTTTTCCGCCCGCACTCTCCGTCGAGCAAGCCTCTTCCGAGCGCACCGCTATCTACAAGGCCGCGCTGGTGGCCGGGGCGAGCCGGCTGGCCGACCTCACGGGTGGCTTCGGGGCCGATGCCGCGCACTTTGCGGCCGTGGTCGAGCACGTTGATTACGTGGAGCGCGACGCCAAACTGGCGGCCGTGGTAGCCTACAACCTGGAGCAGCTCGGCATCAGCAACGTGACGACTCACGCGGCCGATGCGGCAGCCTTTTTGAAGGCTAGCGGCCAGCAATTCGACTGGCTGTTTCTGGACCCGGCCCGGCGCGACCAGCGCGGCGGCAAAACTTTCCGGCTAGCCGACTGCGAGCCCGATGTGCCGCGCCTGCTACCGCTGCTGCTGCGCCACGCGCCGCGCATCCTGCTCAAAACCTCGCCCATGCTCGATATTGAGCTAGCCATTCAGGAACTCAGGCATGTGCGGCGGCTGTGGGTTATTGCGGTGGATAATGAAGTAAAAGAGGTGTTGTATGAGTTGGGCGCGGAGCCCGCCGTTGACCCCGAGCGGCTAGCCGTGAACCTGCGCCGCGACGGCAGCCAGCCCGATTTTCGCCTCAACCGCGCCCGCGAGGCCCGCGCTGTGCCCCGCTACGCCGAAGCTCAGCAGTTTCTTTACGAGCCCAACGCAGCTATTCTTAAGGCAGGCGCTTTTAAGAGCATCGGCACAGCTTTCGGGCTGCTCAAGCTGCAGCAGCACAGCCACCTATACACCAGCCAAGAGCTGCGCGCCGAGTTTCCGGGGCGTATTTTTCGCATCCTGGCCACCGAGAAAGCCGATGGGCCCAGCCTGAAAAAGCACCTTGGGCCCGAGGGCCGGGCGCACGTCACGACCCGTAATTTTCCCGAGTCGGTGGCCGATTTTCGGCGGCGCACGGGTATTCGGGAGGGCGGCGACATTTATTTGTTTGCCACCACCGACCTGCGGGGCCGCTTGGTCGTACTGGTGTGCCAGAAGGTTTCGGCCACCGCGCCTGCCTAG
- the rpsU gene encoding 30S ribosomal protein S21 produces MIIVQIKDNETVDRALKRFKKKFERTGVLKELRRRTFFQKPSVTQRKLKQKAVYKLATYGTENE; encoded by the coding sequence ATGATTATCGTTCAAATCAAAGACAACGAAACCGTTGACCGTGCGCTGAAGCGCTTCAAAAAGAAATTTGAGCGCACTGGCGTGCTTAAAGAGCTTCGCCGCCGCACGTTCTTCCAGAAGCCGAGCGTCACCCAGCGCAAGCTGAAGCAGAAGGCTGTTTACAAGCTGGCTACCTACGGTACCGAGAACGAATAG